In Halorhabdus tiamatea SARL4B, a genomic segment contains:
- a CDS encoding antitoxin VapB family protein: MSSKTISLKEETYERLRRAKGDDESFSDAIDRLLGGDDGHPLFDLVGLLDDAEAERVRERADKFRENVDERVGEVDQ, from the coding sequence ATGTCGAGCAAGACGATCAGTCTCAAGGAGGAAACCTACGAGCGACTGCGGCGAGCGAAGGGGGACGACGAGAGCTTCAGCGACGCGATCGATCGGTTACTCGGCGGTGACGACGGGCACCCGCTGTTCGATCTCGTCGGACTACTCGACGATGCGGAAGCCGAGCGTGTCCGTGAGCGGGCGGACAAGTTTCGCGAGAACGTCGACGAGCGAGTGGGCGAGGTCGATCAGTGA
- a CDS encoding type II toxin-antitoxin system VapC family toxin produces the protein MILDSCFLIDLLDSEAAAVAKLEEIDDELLVVPTLVYTEVAVGIGPETSTGERFEAIMDDVPLVAYDGEAARRAVDVQRDLQAAGERIGAIDAMIAGIALARDESVVTRNAGEFARTPVRVSPY, from the coding sequence GTGATCCTCGATTCGTGTTTCCTGATCGATTTGCTCGATAGCGAGGCGGCCGCGGTCGCCAAACTCGAGGAGATCGACGACGAACTCCTCGTGGTTCCGACGCTCGTCTACACCGAGGTCGCCGTCGGGATCGGTCCGGAGACGTCGACGGGCGAGCGATTCGAGGCGATCATGGACGACGTCCCGCTGGTGGCCTACGACGGCGAGGCTGCTCGCCGGGCCGTCGACGTCCAGCGGGACCTCCAGGCAGCCGGCGAGCGGATCGGCGCTATCGACGCCATGATCGCCGGGATCGCGCTGGCCCGGGACGAATCCGTCGTGACGCGCAACGCCGGGGAGTTCGCCCGGACGCCGGTTCGCGTGAGTCCGTATTGA